From Mus musculus strain C57BL/6J chromosome 8, GRCm38.p6 C57BL/6J, a single genomic window includes:
- the Cd209e gene encoding CD209 antigen-like protein E, whose protein sequence is MRAPQMGSLGFLDKGHIPLVLQLLFLILFTGLLVAIIIQVSKMPSSEEIQWEHTKQEKMYKDLSQLKSEVDRLCRLCPWDWTFFNGNCYFFSKSQRDWHDSMTACKEMGAQLVIIKSHEEQSFLQQTSKKNSYTWMGLSDLNKEGEWYWLDGSPLSDSFEKYWKKGQPNNVGGQDCVEFRDNGWNDAKCEQRKFWICKKIATTCLSKW, encoded by the exons ATGAGGGCACCACAGATGGGCTCTCTGG GATTTCTagacaaaggccacattcccctGGTGTTGCAGCTGCTGTTCCTCATTCTCTTCACTGGACTTCTGGTGGCCATCATCATCCAAG tTTCCAAGATGCCCAGCTCAGAAGAAATTCAGTGGGAACACACAAAGCAAGAGAAAATGTACAAGGACCTGAGCCAACTGAAATCTGAAGTTG ATAGACTCTGTCGCCTCTGCCCTTGGGATTGGACGTTCTTCAATGGAAACTGTTACTTTTTCTCCAAGTCACAACGGGATTGGCATGACTCCATGACTGCCTGCAAAGAAATGGGAGCCCAACTAGTCATCATCAAAAGTCATGAGGAGCAG AGCTTCCTGCAGCAGACTTCCAAGAAAAATAGCTACACCTGGATGGGGCTGTCAGATCTGAACAAGGAAGGAGAATGGTACTGGCTGGATGGTTCGCCTCTGTCAGACAG CTTTGAAAAGTATTGGAAGAAAGGACAGCCCAACAATGTTGGGGGACAAGACTGTGTGGAATTCAGAGATAACGGCTGGAATGATGCCAAATGTGAACAAAGGAAATTCTGGATCTGCAAAAAAATTGCAACTACCTGTTTGAGCAAGTGGTGA